A window of Salvia splendens isolate huo1 chromosome 8, SspV2, whole genome shotgun sequence genomic DNA:
ccaccaccctttCTCTTGCCGTGACTTTTCttgccatctttcttcttcttccctttacCCGTAGGGTGCCTGCCCTTGTCGTTAGAGGCTTCAGGGGCCGAGGGCTTCAACAGATGCCCGACGTTGAGAACCCCCTTTCTGAAATCGCCTTGCATAGACTTCAGAATCCTGTCCTCTGCTAGTTTCCTCTCTGGCACCTTCTTGGAACTACTGCTACTGTAGGCTCCAAACCTTCCTAGAATAGCTCTCTGCATAAACCAATTATTTACACATCATTTCTAATCTTAATCGACATACAGCTTTAGAGTACTGAATGAAATACTGAAGCTGAGAATGTTAAGCAACCTCTTGAAGCAGTTTCTCTTCTCTATCCTTTTGATTCTTCATTGAAACTCTAGCAACACTAAGAGGTAACCTCTGTTTCTTTGGAGGCTGTTTAACAAGAAACACAAAGTTCATACATGGTACTTGAGAGCTTAATATGTGCTGCAATAGTAATGGCGTAAATGAACACACCTTTCCGCCGAGTGACACAACCTTCTTAATCTCCAAGTTCTTTTTCTGTTTCCATGTCATGTGTGAGGAACCTGAATTAATAAGAAATTATACACATTCCCAAGATGTTGTAGTAGACATATCTGAGGAGCATGTCATATGTTCACCTCAACCAATACAAACACACACAGACACAAACAAAGGGAAGAGTTCACAGTAAGGGGAAGGAGCAATTCCGGCCATGGGtgcaaagaatcaagaaaagtTTCCATGTTAGTGATTTTCAACTAAAATCTCAACCTATTATGATAACGATCTTTTCCAAACCTTATTCTGCATTATTGTACACAACCAACAACAAACTCTAGAACCCTCATGGGGCAATTTCTGATGAATACAACTAGTCGGGTGAACTGATTCATTCAAAAAGATAATCGGATTCATTCAAAAAGATAATTGGATTCATTTGCCAATCCAATACAAATATACACACACAAAGGTATGGGTTCACAGTAAGAGGGATGAGCAATTCCAGTCAGGGGTGCAAAGTATTAAGAAAAGATTACATTTTAGTGATCTTCAACTAAAATCTAAACCTATTATGATAGTGATGTTCTCCAAACCTTAGTTTGCATTATTCAACACATTCAACAACAAACCCTTGAACCGTCATGGAGCAATTTCTAATGAATACAACTAGTCCTATGAACAGATTCatttaaaaagatattgaattcATTTGCCTTCATTGTTCACAGATTATTTTAAAGAATTGGTGTATTTCATCACTAGAAAGATATTCCAGCAAACAATAAGTCAAATATCCAAAGGTAATATCAAAAGCTCTCTCGTATACAAAACCATCAGATGCTTCCATACAACAATAGATATGAATCACATTGTCAACGTTTTTTCCCCTAAACAGCTCCAAGAAATTTGCATGCTTAATGGTTAATAGCAAAGATCTAATAAAAGGGATTGTAAAGTAGTAGTAAATGTAAAGAGACTTAATCTTACCCAAAAATTCAATATCTTTGAGGATGGACTTGATGTCCATTCTGGGTTCCTGGGAATCCAATTTAGAGGATGAAGATTCCCTATTCGGTCCTTTCCCCTTCATAGTCACACCTTTTTCGTGGCTGCAAAACAAATAGTGTACAAGTAAGATCTTCAATCCtaaaaagaatgaaataaaCTCAGCCAAATCAATTGAATTTCACAGTGAAGAAACAAAAGATATCGTCCTCTTATGAtaacaaaatttcaaaaaactaTAAAAAGAAGGGGAATAACTAGGTTATAATGTTTCCGCAGTTAGCATTGGAAAATTTGGAAAAGTAAAAAAGACAAAGTGTAATTAGAGTAAAGGATTACCAGGTTGTTGAAACAAGCTGTGGATGACAACTGTGAAATCTGCTTTACTTTCACTTATTCAGTATTTCTGCGCAGGAATCAGGGCTTGTGGAGATGATGACTTGAAGACGGCGGCGGCACAGCAGAAGAAAATTGATTTTGTTTAAATACTTTTATTAGTATTGTGTAAACTGTtagaaaaatcataaaatttggttcaaatatttttctatgtcataaaattaatcaatatattgtaataaaaaaattataaattttacgTGCAAATTGgcagaaattttgaaaatttatgatttgttattcaaaatttaaaatgaatgaAATAAATCTAAAAGTGATTGTTTTTGTGATTTAAAAGACAATGAACTATTTAATCAAC
This region includes:
- the LOC121744643 gene encoding uncharacterized protein LOC121744643 → MKGKGPNRESSSSKLDSQEPRMDIKSILKDIEFLGSSHMTWKQKKNLEIKKVVSLGGKPPKKQRLPLSVARVSMKNQKDREEKLLQERAILGRFGAYSSSSSKKVPERKLAEDRILKSMQGDFRKGVLNVGHLLKPSAPEASNDKGRHPTGKGKKKKDGKKSHGKRKGGGGGGGGKRRH